AAGCGCGATGTGCAATGGCTCGGTTACCAATGGGCTGAGGAACGTTATGCTTCTGATTACTTCCAGCAATTGTACGACTGGGCGGTAGTTTTTATCAGGAAGGGAAAGGCGTACGTTGACAGCCAGACTTCGGAAGCGATGGCCGAGCAGAAGGGCACTCCTTCTACGGAAGGCACCGACAGTCCGTACAGGAACCGTTCTGTTGAAGAAAACCTCGATTTGTTCGAAAGAATGAAAAATGGTGAATTCGCTGAAGGAACGCACATTCTTCGTGCCAAGATCGACATGAAATCGACCAATATGCTGATGCGCGACCCGATCATGTACCGAATCTTACACAAACACCACCACCGTACAGGCGACAACTGGTGTATTTACCCAATGTACGACTGGGCACATGGCGAGAGCGATTATCTGGAACAAATCTCGCATTCGTTCTGTACGCTTGAATTCCTGCCGCACCGCGAGCTCTATGATTGGTTTTTAGACCAGATTTATGATGAAACCAAAGTCAGGCCAAAGCAAAGGGAATTCGCGCGAAGAAATTTAAGTCATACCGTTGTCAGCAAAAGGAAATTGTTGAAACTCGTTCAGGACAAACATGTTGCAGGCTGGGATGACCCAAGAATGTCAACGATTTCCGGTTTAAGAAGAAGGGGTTATACGCCTGCATCGCTGCGCAATTTCGCCGAAGTGATTGGGATTGCCAAGCGTGATAACCTGATTGATGTGTCGCGCTTGGAAGCTTGTATCCGTGAGGATTTGAACAAAACGGCACCCCGTGTGATGGCGGTTTTAGATCCGGTGAAACTCGTGATTACGAATTATCCGGAAGGAAAAGAGGAATGGCTTGACGCCGAAAACAACCAGGAAGACGAAACGGCAGGTTTCCGTAAAGTGCCTTTTTCAAGGGAAATTTATATTGAAAGGGAAGATTTCATGGAAGATGCGCCGGCTAAGTTCTTCCGTTTGAGTATCGGGCGCGAAGTCAGGCTCAAGAATGCATACATCATCAAAGGCGAGTCAGTTGTCAAGGATGGTGACGGGAATATTACTGAAATTCATGCCACTTACGATACCGACAGCTTAAGCGGGAGTGGGACAGAAGCCAGCCAAAGAAAGGTCTCAGGAACGCTGCACTGGGTTTCGATAGCGCACGCGATTCCGGCGGAAGTGCGGCTGTATGACCGCCTTTTCAACGAAGAGGCACCTGATATGCATAAGGAGAAGGATTTTCTGGAATTCGTCAATCCCGATTCATTGAAGGTGGTGACGGGGTATCTGGAACCAAGCCTCAAATCGGCGAGAAATGAAGAGAAATTCCAGTTCCAGAGACTGGGGTATTTCACTGTCGACAAGGATTCTACCGAGGAAAAACCAGTTTTCAATAAAACTGTAGGATTGAAAGATGCCTGGGAGGAAAAGGGTAAAAAAGAAGAGAATGCCATCAACAATTCATTGAAAGAAATCAATAAGTATTTCAAAGTGGAGGGTGATGACGAACGTCTGGCGATTGAAAAGATGATTGCTGAGAATATCAAATCAGTAAGCAGTTTCAGTTTGCTTCAGAATTCGATCCGTAAGAATGTGAACAACAATAAAGCTTCGTTGCTGTTTTCGAATTTCATATTGAAACATTCGGACAAAATCAGATTTTCAGATGTCGATGCTGACCTTTTGGAAAAGTTGTATTCGATGTCCTTAAGAAGCGAGTCGGTGTTTGTAAAAAAAGCGGCGATCGATAATTTAAAAGCAGATTTTTCAAATTCCGAAAAATTTCAAGCCGAAATTGAAAAAGCACGTTAGGCAGCACTATCGATTTTTTATATAAGAAGCCCTTTATTTAAAGGGCTTCTCAATTATATACAAATCCTATTGTAATTTAATTCGTAATTATCGGAAGCAATCAAAATCTACTCACATACAAGCGATTTAAAGCAAAATAAAATTCAATTGAAGTACTTATTTATTCTAATGGATTAAATGCGTAAGAACGCTTCATTTTGGATTTTAGTTCTTATTTCTACCCCTGTTTTTTAAATCCGACTTTTAACGGCGTGTTAACATCGGAAAATGTTAAATTCATTAACTTTAAAAAGTTTAATCTTAAAAATCCAATTACCATGGCAAGCGACAGGGGAAATACCATTATCGCCATTTTGGCAGGAGCCGCGATAGGCGCCGCACTCGGCATTCTATTTGCGCCCGACAAAGGGTCTAATACACGCGGAAAAATAAAGGACGGATTTGATGACAAGAAAGACGAGCTTAAAAATAAGTTTGGTGAATTGTCTGAAAAAGTAAAATCCAAATTTGCCGCCACCAAGGCTGATCTCGAATCGAGTTTCGATGATCTGGTTGCGAACGTCGATGAGCATACTGACGATGTGATAGTGACGCTCGAGAATAAACTCGCCGAACTTAAGAAAACGGCAGAAGCGACCAAAAACAGGAAATAATGGCTTTTGACAATATCAGGGAGAACGCTGAAGATTTGCAGGAACAGGCGAAAGCATTCCTCGAAAGCA
The nucleotide sequence above comes from Flavobacterium magnum. Encoded proteins:
- a CDS encoding YtxH domain-containing protein, which translates into the protein MASDRGNTIIAILAGAAIGAALGILFAPDKGSNTRGKIKDGFDDKKDELKNKFGELSEKVKSKFAATKADLESSFDDLVANVDEHTDDVIVTLENKLAELKKTAEATKNRK
- a CDS encoding glutamine--tRNA ligase/YqeY domain fusion protein gives rise to the protein MSTEEKSLNFIEQIIEDDLKNGLGDDKLRFRFPPEPNGYLHIGHASSIALNFGLGLSYNAPVNLRFDDTNPAKEEQEFVDAIKRDVQWLGYQWAEERYASDYFQQLYDWAVVFIRKGKAYVDSQTSEAMAEQKGTPSTEGTDSPYRNRSVEENLDLFERMKNGEFAEGTHILRAKIDMKSTNMLMRDPIMYRILHKHHHRTGDNWCIYPMYDWAHGESDYLEQISHSFCTLEFLPHRELYDWFLDQIYDETKVRPKQREFARRNLSHTVVSKRKLLKLVQDKHVAGWDDPRMSTISGLRRRGYTPASLRNFAEVIGIAKRDNLIDVSRLEACIREDLNKTAPRVMAVLDPVKLVITNYPEGKEEWLDAENNQEDETAGFRKVPFSREIYIEREDFMEDAPAKFFRLSIGREVRLKNAYIIKGESVVKDGDGNITEIHATYDTDSLSGSGTEASQRKVSGTLHWVSIAHAIPAEVRLYDRLFNEEAPDMHKEKDFLEFVNPDSLKVVTGYLEPSLKSARNEEKFQFQRLGYFTVDKDSTEEKPVFNKTVGLKDAWEEKGKKEENAINNSLKEINKYFKVEGDDERLAIEKMIAENIKSVSSFSLLQNSIRKNVNNNKASLLFSNFILKHSDKIRFSDVDADLLEKLYSMSLRSESVFVKKAAIDNLKADFSNSEKFQAEIEKAR